A stretch of the Deltaproteobacteria bacterium genome encodes the following:
- a CDS encoding molybdopterin-dependent oxidoreductase has translation MTLTRRQFLETAGAASLGLSLTRLGVRPSGAAAAHAATAGPPAYAKWEDVYRQRWTWDKVAKGTHHVNCWYQRGCNWNVYVKDGLVWREEQVGKYPQTNAAVPDFNPRGCQKGACYSQRMYDPSRVTHPLKRVGQRGDDKWQRVSWDEALTDIADRVIDVLRAEGPGAIYWDMGGGNSSGGHGVGLFRTRNLLDTIVLDLNTEVGDHHPGTAVTCGKIDFASSADDWFYSDLILIWGGNPVYTQIPNAHFIMEARYHRADVVTITPDLNASAIHADLWVPVNIGTDAALGLSLAQVIVAEDLHDAAFIAEQTDLPLLVRKDTRRFLRASDVESNGADDAFYVFDLTSKQIKAAPRKTLALDTIKPALDGDYDVKTRSGSVTVTPVFSLLRERLEEYVPDKASAITGTPADLIRHLARRIGKAKAATIMTQSNFSKFYHGVEMERVQLLVLALCGHFGKKGAGMNAFPSLTTDANEAAGVAPALPMKLALAAVGLEKAPAWLHAKWQGHTNEMFIYGETRKEYAKGGFLSATLFFHRFGALAPLTGSSRRWDPHLKRDLDAHLTEAVEKGWQLLPTTEPKIFFEVGGNILRRVRGYDRLIDGLLPRLKLLVTVDSRLSNTARYSDYVLPAAAWYERDDITWATPHAPFSQATTKAAEPLKEAKADWVIHCLLMKTIQQRAVARGLTTFTDRAGKVRRLDRVYDDFTFGRRYTEEDPEALLSALLEVNSNIGGTSWQTLKQDGCARFTSVGMSPVTIGNATDIKPDETITANTWHTEKKMVWPTLTRRMQFYIDHDWYFELGEELPVHKDNPPIGGDYPLQMTGGHTRWSIHAAWRDSAPMLRLQRGGPVMYMSPTDAEARHIADGESVRVRNDIGDFEIRAKVSPAVRPGQVIVYHAWEPFQFAGQRSHQVLTSAPINPIQLAGGYYHLQPTMVIGEPSMCDRGTRVEVERVHV, from the coding sequence ATGACGCTAACGCGGCGCCAGTTCCTGGAGACCGCTGGAGCCGCGTCCCTCGGCCTCTCGCTCACGCGCCTGGGCGTCAGGCCAAGCGGCGCCGCTGCCGCACACGCAGCGACTGCCGGCCCGCCCGCGTACGCGAAGTGGGAGGACGTCTATCGCCAGCGCTGGACGTGGGACAAAGTCGCCAAGGGCACGCACCACGTTAACTGCTGGTATCAACGCGGCTGTAACTGGAACGTCTACGTCAAGGACGGGCTCGTATGGCGCGAGGAACAGGTCGGGAAGTATCCCCAGACCAACGCCGCCGTGCCCGACTTCAATCCGCGCGGTTGTCAAAAGGGCGCCTGCTACAGCCAGCGCATGTACGATCCCAGCCGGGTGACGCATCCGCTCAAGCGCGTCGGCCAACGCGGCGACGACAAGTGGCAGCGCGTGAGCTGGGACGAGGCGCTCACCGATATCGCGGACCGCGTGATCGACGTCCTGCGCGCCGAAGGCCCCGGCGCCATCTACTGGGACATGGGCGGCGGCAACAGCAGCGGCGGCCACGGCGTCGGGCTCTTTCGCACCCGCAACCTGCTGGACACCATCGTCCTCGATCTCAACACCGAGGTCGGCGATCATCATCCCGGCACGGCCGTGACCTGCGGCAAGATCGACTTCGCCAGCTCGGCCGACGATTGGTTCTATTCCGACCTGATTCTCATCTGGGGCGGCAATCCCGTCTACACGCAGATTCCCAACGCGCACTTCATCATGGAGGCGCGCTACCACCGCGCCGACGTGGTCACCATCACACCGGACCTCAACGCCTCCGCGATTCACGCCGATCTGTGGGTGCCGGTGAACATCGGCACCGACGCCGCCCTTGGCCTGTCGCTGGCGCAGGTGATCGTGGCCGAAGATCTCCACGACGCCGCGTTCATCGCGGAGCAGACCGACCTGCCCCTGCTCGTGCGCAAAGACACCCGCCGATTCCTGCGCGCGAGCGACGTGGAATCGAACGGTGCCGACGACGCTTTCTACGTGTTCGACCTGACCTCCAAGCAAATCAAGGCCGCACCGAGAAAGACGCTGGCACTCGACACGATCAAGCCGGCACTGGACGGCGACTACGACGTGAAGACCCGCAGCGGGTCAGTGACCGTGACGCCGGTGTTTTCGTTGTTGCGCGAGCGGCTGGAGGAGTACGTGCCGGATAAGGCGTCGGCGATCACCGGCACGCCTGCCGATCTGATCCGCCACCTTGCCCGTCGCATCGGCAAGGCCAAGGCGGCCACGATCATGACCCAGTCGAACTTCTCCAAGTTCTACCACGGCGTCGAGATGGAGCGGGTGCAGCTGCTGGTGCTGGCGCTGTGCGGGCACTTCGGCAAGAAGGGCGCCGGCATGAACGCCTTCCCGTCGCTCACCACCGACGCCAACGAAGCCGCCGGGGTGGCGCCGGCGCTGCCGATGAAGCTGGCGCTCGCGGCCGTCGGCCTGGAGAAGGCGCCGGCCTGGCTTCACGCCAAGTGGCAGGGCCACACCAATGAGATGTTCATCTACGGCGAGACCCGCAAGGAGTACGCGAAGGGCGGGTTCCTTTCGGCGACGCTGTTCTTTCACCGCTTCGGCGCCTTGGCGCCGCTCACCGGCAGCTCGCGCCGGTGGGACCCGCACCTCAAGCGCGATCTCGACGCCCACCTGACCGAGGCGGTCGAGAAAGGTTGGCAGTTGCTGCCCACAACCGAACCGAAGATCTTCTTCGAGGTCGGCGGCAACATTCTGCGGCGCGTGCGCGGTTACGACCGGCTGATCGACGGCTTGCTTCCTCGACTCAAACTGCTTGTGACAGTCGACTCGCGCCTGAGCAACACCGCACGCTACAGCGACTACGTGCTGCCGGCGGCAGCGTGGTACGAACGCGACGACATCACCTGGGCCACGCCGCACGCACCGTTCTCACAGGCCACCACCAAAGCGGCGGAGCCGCTCAAGGAGGCCAAGGCCGATTGGGTCATCCATTGCCTGCTGATGAAGACGATCCAGCAGCGGGCGGTGGCGCGCGGGCTCACGACGTTCACCGACCGCGCGGGCAAGGTGCGGCGGCTCGATCGCGTCTACGACGATTTCACCTTCGGCCGGCGCTACACCGAAGAAGACCCCGAAGCTCTGCTCAGCGCACTGCTCGAAGTGAACAGCAACATCGGCGGCACGAGCTGGCAGACGTTGAAGCAGGACGGCTGCGCGCGCTTCACCTCCGTCGGTATGAGTCCGGTCACCATCGGCAACGCCACCGACATCAAGCCCGACGAGACCATCACCGCCAACACCTGGCACACCGAGAAAAAGATGGTGTGGCCGACGCTCACGCGGCGCATGCAGTTCTATATCGATCACGATTGGTATTTCGAGTTAGGCGAGGAGCTGCCGGTGCACAAGGACAACCCGCCGATCGGCGGCGACTATCCGTTGCAGATGACCGGCGGACACACGCGCTGGTCGATTCACGCCGCGTGGCGCGACAGCGCGCCGATGCTGCGCCTGCAACGCGGCGGCCCGGTGATGTACATGAGCCCGACCGATGCCGAAGCGCGGCACATCGCCGACGGCGAGTCGGTGCGTGTGCGCAACGACATCGGCGACTTCGAGATCCGCGCCAAAGTGTCACCGGCAGTGCGGCCGGGGCAAGTGATTGTCTACCACGCCTGGGAGCCGTTCCAGTTCGCCGGGCAGCGCTCCCACCAAGTGCTGACGTCGGCGCCAATCAATCCAATCCAGCTGGCCGGCGGCTACTACCACCTGCAGCCCACCATGGTCATCGGCGAGCCCAGCATGTGCGACCGCGGCACGCGCGTCGAAGTCGAGAGGGTACATGTCTAG